CTTGCCCCTGTGCCCGCCGGGGATCCCTTCTAATCTTCACCCACCCCCAATTTCAGTCGTGGACCTCAAGATTTCAGAGGGGAGGAAAGTTAGTTTCCCTGGCGAAACGAACCTGCCCCCCAACCGTGTAGCGGTCAGGGGTGGGCCCATGGGGATGGAGGGGTGACTGGGAGGAAGGAAACCTGACGTTGACAGGCCCTTGCTTCCCCCAGGCCCCTGGCTTCGACCGCCGTGGGGTGGAGAGACAGGGATGGGCACTTCAGGAGTAGCATGAAGGAGAGGGATGGgcggtggtggggtgggggtgcctAGCGCAGGCTTTGAATGACAGGGACGAGAAGGTCCTGGAGCAGAGACCCTGGGACCCCCAGCAGCTTCTGGGCAGGAGACAGGCCTCAGCGGAGTCCACGTGCACCTCTCACTTGCGCAGAGGGAATGTCACTCCATACGGTTCCTCAGCCACGGGGCATCCCTGCCCTCTGGCCTCAGCTCCCGGTCAGCAGCCAAGAGGCAAGtgtggtggggctggggccacACTAGCCAGGCTCTGGTGTCTCCTCATCGCCTCCTGCCCAGCCTGCTCTCTCCAGGTCAGCGTGGCTCTCCCTGCCCCCCGTGGAATCAGTCACAGCCTCTCTGGCCATGCCCAGCGTGGAGGCCAGGCCAGCCTGTTTCTGGTTACCTTACGTGAACTGCTAATTGGAGTCTGATGTTCTTGGCCCCCAAACAGTCAGAAATGACAGCTCCCGCTCCAGCAGCTGGGCTTCCTGGGGAGGGAGTGCAGCCCGGCAGGGCAGGCTCAGACCCTGACCAGAAAGCGTACTCATGCCCACTGGCTCAGAGGCCCTGGCCACCGGCCGGATGGTGCCCCAGGGACCTGGGGCGAGCAGGAGCTCTCCTGTAATTCCCCGAGCACCCGCTCCTCTCAGCTGTGCCTGTGAGTGGACAAGGCCAGGCTGGGTGCGCATGGGGCAGTGTGGGGTGCAGACAGGGTCCCTGCAGGGAGCGGCTCTACCACCGTCCCTCAGCCGTCCTCCAAGGCTGGGGGCTATTTCCCAGGGCCCTGCCGTAAGGCCCAGAGCACTCCTCTGGGAGCCACACCCGCCAAGCCACGCGGCGCACTAAGGCTGGCAGACCCACCCTGATGACGGCACCTGTCCTCCCCGGACAGTCACACGGAAAACCTAGGCCTCGGCCTGGGGGAGCCGGGACCACGACTTCTGGGGCCAGTTTCCACTTGGGCTGCCTGGAAGGAAAGCTGTGGCCCCAAGAGGCTTCATAGCTGCCTTAAGAGCTTTTTTGGCTTCAGCGGTTTGGCATCTGCCATTCCTCTGGCCAGGAGCAGGGCCCGGCTGAGGGCAGCCCAACCCTCAGCAAGCCCCGCAGGCCTGTCTGGGCATCTCGCACTGGGTGTGTGCACATGGGCGGCCACAGGGCTTCTCAAGCGAGCCCTAGGGTAGTGTGGCCAGGGACACTCAAGATCCGGGGGTACGTGCAGGGTGGAAGGACTTATCAGGGTGCCCACGGCCTGGCACAGCAGGGGCGAGCCTAGGCTGAGGACCTCAATGGTCAAGAGAGCCCACGAAATTGGTGCCAGCCCTCACGTGCCCATCTCTCCTGATGAGGCCACGGCGAGCCCTGGAGCTGCTCATTGGGCCCCTCATCTCTGTTCCCCACAGGGCACGGAGCGCATTGACGAGCCCGGCCTGCGGAGTCTGCGCACTGCACGGTAcctgcagccaggcatggtgctcacCGTGGAGCCGGGCATCTACTTCATCGACCACCTCCTGGACGAGGCCCTGGCAGACCCGGCCCGTGCCTGCTTCTTTAACCGCGAGGTCCTGCAGCGCTTTCGCGGTTTCGGTGGGGTGAGTGCCCATGGGCCCCATTCTTGCTCCCAGAACATCTGCCACCAAGACAGGGGCCCTAGTGACGCCTTCCCTTGAGGTGGGCTCAGCTTGCCCCTTCGTGTGGTCTGTCACGAGATGGGGCCTCACCCCTCAGTAGGAACAGACGGAGATCCTGCAAAACTCCTTCCTGGTCCAGGGGCTCCCATCCACCTGGCGAGGACAGGGTGAGCAGGTGACGTGAGCAGATGGCTCCATGAAGGAGCCTGGCGGCCACTTCTCTCTCCCAGGGAGTGTCAGCTGCTCCCAGCCCATGGTGGGATGGGCCTGGAATGGGCCCGGCCCTCTAGCCTGGCACATGAGGCTGCTCTGAGATAATGTGTGTCTGTCGGCTTGACCCAGGTCCGCATCGAGGAGGACGTCGTGGTGACTGACAGCGGCATGGAGCTGCTGACCTGCGTGCCCCGCACCGTGGAAGAGATTGAAGCATGCATGGCAGGCTGTGACAAGGCCTTTTCCCCCTTCTCCGGCCCCAAGTAGAGCCAGCCAGAAATCCCAGCACACCCGGGGACCTGGCTTTGCAACCTCTTTTCGCGATGGGCAGCCTGCTGGTCAGCACTCCAGTAGCGAGAGACGGCACCCAGAATCAGATCCCAGCTTCGGCATTTGATCAGACCAAACAGCGCTGTTTCCTGGGGAGGAAACACTTTTTTAATTACCCTTTTGCaagctcacacctttaatctgTTTTATACCTTGCTTATTAAATGAGTGATTTAAAATGATTGAAAACAATGCTGTTCTTTAGTAGCAACTAAAATGTGTCTTGCTGTCATTTGTATTCCTTTTCCCAGGAAAGAAGCATTTCTGATACTTTCTCTCAAAAATCAATATGCAGAATGACATTTGCAATAAAAGATTTCCTAAAATGGTCCTTTGTGCACGGCTTCCcctttattctttattcctttgcagACGAGCATTTGGGACCCCATACACCCTGAAAAGATGGCTCACCTGGTGTCAGTGTCAAAAGTTGGTTCCAGGAAAAGGGTGCTGGCGGCACAGGCCCTTTAACGGCTGCTTCTGCCTTGAACTGGCCTGGTGGGACAAGGGCAGAGTCCTCCCTGAGGAGCCTGCTTTGAGCCCCTGGGACTCGGGGCTCTGGTGTCACCCTGTCACTTCCTATAAGGTTTCCCAAGCCTAACAGGATCAGAACCACTGGGGCATTTGGTAAGAGATTCCTGGGACCCCCTCAGACCATCTGACTCAATCTCGAGGGGCAATGGCCTAGAAATTGGGTATTTCACAAGCGCCCGCCAGATGCTCCTAACAGACAAGTGTGAGCAGTACTCCCAGGCAAGGTGGTTTTAGCTTGTCAGTACCAGTGCAGCCTGAGGTTTGAGGTGGGGCAAGCAACGCTGCGGGAAGATCCTAGGCACTCGGGTCAGACTGGCCAAGTCACCCCGCGCCACACCTTCGCGCAAGTTAAAGGGCGGACTGATTTAACACAAGTCTTTCTGATACAGTCACTGCCTCCAAACTGGATTTCTGAAGGTGGTAGAATTACGTAGCGCTTGAGCTGCAGATATTTAAAACCGGAGACTTGCAGGGATCTCTTGTCcttgatttgtttttcatgtgGGACACCTTAGCCAAAGCCAGCCTCTGTCAGAGACACTGCCAACGAAGGCAGCGCCACGGCGAATTTGCAAAGACCATTTGTCCTCCCTAAGTGTAGTCCTTGACTAAACTCCACCAGGCAGGAAACTAGCCAGGGCCCAGCCATGCCTGTTGAAGTATCTGTCCTTGCCTCACCTTCTCCAGTTCTCCCAGGGTCCCACAGAACAGCCCACCCCTGGAGCTGGTTTCTAGAATTCTGTACACCATTCCAGGTTTGCCTTCTCACAGAGCTCCCATCCAGGAGTTACCAAGCCAAGGTGAAGGATGACAAGTGAGAAAAATGCCACAGATGAAACCATGAGGATGAGGGGGTGGCAAACTGTAGCTGAAGAGACAGACATTTTCAGAAGTCACCAaaggccagcacggtggctcacgcctgtaacgccagcactttgggaggccgaggcaggcggatcatgaggtcaggagatcgagtccatcctggctaacatggtgaaaccccgtttctactaaaaaatacaaaaaattagccaggcgtggtggcgggcgcctgtagtcccagctactcgggaggctgaggcaggagaatggtgtgaacccgggagatggagcttgcagtgagccacgatcgcaccactgcactccagcctgggcgacagagcaggactccgcttcaaaaaaaaaacaaaaaggagcaaGGAGAAATCTCTAATTCTATCTAAACACTTTTCAGAAGGTCACTAGGAACAGAGAGGTCACATGTTCTTCCTGAGTCACTAGGTCAAAGagtgctctttaaaaaaaaaaaaaatgttaaataaacagagacaaggttttgctatgttagccaagttggtcttgaactcccggcctcaagcaatcctgccttggcctcccaaagtgctacgattacaggcgtgagtctccACCGGTCTCAAAGGGCATTCTTTGGAAGCATAGGTCTAGAGGGCCAGCAGTAGCTATCTCCTCTACCCCCGTGTCTGTACCTAACTGTCTCTTCTAACCTCTGCAGAAACTTGTGTGGCTTCAGAAATCCATTAGAGACCCCTCCAGAAAGCTGTATAGTGCTACAACCCTTCTGAAACTGTGTCTAggtattcattcaataaataattgagcatctactctgcCAGTGCAGGATACAAACATGACCTCTCCTTTCTAAGCCTCTAGTCTCCTGAGAGGCCTTCACCTCAAACGAGTATGAACAAATATATTGTTTCAAACACTGCAAAGTGCTGTGAAGCAAGCAACACGATAGGCTTAGCGTAGACAGCCAGGGGGCTAAGACAGAGGAGGTAGCTTGTTAGTGAAAAGTTAGGGGAGATGCTTCATTCCAGACAGAAGGAGCTGTCCCAGGAAGGGCAGAAAAGAGCTTGGAAAAGCCCTAGAGCCGAAGCAACGTGACACAGGAGGATGGAAGGAAATTAAGTTGATGAGGGGAAACACCACGCCACAAGGAGACTGGGTCTCACCCCGTGTGCAACGGGGAGCAACAAGATGGTTCTGGACAGCAGGCAGTGACACTGCCATCCAGTAACACTGAAGAGGAGCCAGTCACCAAGTCCAGGCAAGAGAAGAGGATGGCTCTGCATGGGAAGTCAGGGTGGGTGAAGCAGACAGGTACAAGAGCTCCATTTAGAAGGTGGAAGTGAAAGGTGGAGATGCGGAAGCGCATTTGGTTCTAACAGCTGCTTTAAACGGAGGGATGAGAGGTGGCGTTTGGGCTGCAAAAAGTAACGCGTGACTGTTTCACTGACAACTTTATTCCTTTTCCAAGTTCAATTCTATAACCCCTATTTCTCTAGATGCCTCTACAGCTTTCAGGCCTAGAGCTCTGTGAGGAGTGGGATATTACAGTAAAATAACACCTAGGCAATGGTGTTCTCTGAGTGTATGTAAAACTGTAAAACGCATATGAACTCTCTGGCTAGGCACAGGCAGTGGATGAGCTGATGTAACAGTGCTTTCGTCAGAAAAAGACCTGGCCCCCTCACAAAGATGTCATCGCTCGGTAAAATTCCCTAAGACACGTTATTGGATTCTAAATTACAACTAATTCAAAGAAGTGAAACGGGCCACACTTCCCACAGAAATAATTCCTGACCTCCACTTTTTATTAAGATGCAgcaagcagaaatttatttcccaagaCATGAAAATAATCGAGGAATCATAGAAGAAAAGCATTTAAATGGCATTCCCTTGAAATACTCAATTCACATCAGCTCCCTGGACTCAACGATGTCTATGAAATCAGCAAATTCATCTCTATACTCTATGGCATGATGTAAATGAAGACGGTGTCCACATGTACTACAAAACTCCAGATAGGGGAACGGCCTTACTTTACACTCTTTATCTACCTCGAAACAAGAATTTCTTCCCTAAATGGGAACCATGCTCTGAGACACTAGGTGATTAAACAGGAacccattcattcacttattccttTCCCTATTCTGGTATAATTTTTAGTTTAGACCAAGTGACTAAAAATGTAACTAAAGATGTATCCCATGTTCAGAGAAAACTATTTTCCTATCCACTAAGGGCAATCGGGGAGATCTAGACTTGGACGCAAATACCTCTGCCTGTCTCCCCACtttccccacccctacccccggCCGTCCAGTGTGGGAACAGGAAAGACGGCAAGGcgcctgcctgggcttcccagctGTTTAACATCTGGACTGCTTTTTGGTATCTAATATAAAGAAAGCCACAATGAAAGACAAGTCATTGTTccaaagttgttttttattttaaatttgttgaaagaaataaaattatatttaaaaaaatagagaaatttcaCAAATTGATGAAAGCCAGGAACAAAAAGAACAAGTTAGTACTTTTTCCTGAGAGGCAGATCTAACAGCTGCAGAACGGACTTTTTCCTTCCCAACTTTtgtcaaacaaaacaattctCCTATTTCTAAGGCATCAAAAAGCACTGAGTGCGAAATGGGCTGTTCAGATACAAGGTCTCAAGCCCTCTAATGGGGATTAGGAAACGTGAAAAGCTGCTACAATTTCCTCTCCTTTAATACCAAATGTTAAAAACTGTCTATACTTCTACTTGTTATGTAAATTGGAGAATTTCACACTCATGACCTGCATTTCAGACCTGGTGGTGTTTAAAATCTTACTACTTAGTATCTGCAATGGCATCCCAACAACTGATTTCAGGGGCCAGCAGCAGGAAGAGCTGCTCTGATCTCACCATTTGCGGCCAAAACCAGCCAAAGCGCACCTATCCCAGGAGACTCATCTTATGCAGCTAGAAACTTACGCTACAGCCTAACTCCTAAACTGCTGGACCTGCCCACAAGGGCAGATCACATCCTAATGGTTCACAGGTCACACACAGAACGAAAGTTACAGAAGTCACCTTACAGTTCCCAAAACTCTAAATGGATTCATTCCCCACACTTGGTTTCCCTAATTTTATACTGATAAATCTATCAAATTACAATTTCCAACCACTTCAGGAAGACAGAGAACACAATGGTTAACATTTTTGTTCTCTGCCTAACTGCTTGCTTGTGCTAAACTTTGCACTTCCATGGGTAACAGGAAAGCTTGAACCCATTTTTCCAAAAGATCCAATCTTGTGTTCTGATTTGAAATACTGAGTCCACACCCCTGATGATTTCCCTCAAGTTTCTTTTTCAAGATACTTAAGTCAATGCACATAACTCGTAACCATAAATTCCATGGGGGCATCGAAttcccaaagattttttttagtaaatCAGAGACTGAAATGTCTGTAGCACCTACCACAGGTGCTTATACATTCAAGTGACCTAATGCATCTCCAATTAATTATGTAATACCAATCAGCTGCTAAGGATCCAGGAGGATCCTGTGGTGTGTCCTGGCTAGTTATTCAAAACATCTCTCATCCTTCATGGGTAGATCCATACTCCCAAGGTAAGCTGGTGTTGGACCCTAGAAACCCCCCTCCTGTCTCCTGGCTCTATAGGGAGTTAATAGCCCTCCTGGGACAGCATCTCCTGGGCTCCTGTTTTACATTCAGAAGGGCCTCAGAACTCTAATAATGGCTTTGCTGAGTTCCTGGGCACCATGATGTCTTCTGCCAAGAAATGGCGCGGTCAGCACTCTTCCACCAACCAGAGGGTGCAACTTGAGTTTCATTCTGGCTACATCATCCCAAGTCCTAGTATGAAACAGCAACGTGGCCAAAAATGACCATGTTCAAATAAGATACCTGGTCACACAAACTTTTAAATCAGTTATGACTCAGTCTCTCATCTCCAGCCCAGgcacacaaaaaatacacaaatttgaGCTAGAAGtgtgctaagaaaaaaagagaaagaaaacaaaacaaaacaaaacaaaaaaaagaaaaaacgttgACAAAGACAATCTAAACTACCAACACTGACGTAAGCCAGACTCTAGAGAGTCCCTACTTTAGCAACTGTCATTTTTTATCTCAACAAAAATGTCAATCTCCTGAGTTTTATcagcattttctaaaataatttatgggACACAAAAgcatataaatgaataaacagaagcAGTGGTACAAAGTCTGGAAAGTCCACtaaccagaaaaagaaatgtcacaaaaacaatatcaaaagacgtatttaagagaaataaattaaaggtTAAAACCTTACACTTTCAAGTTTTCTTAGACAATTATTTTGGGAGATGGCATGGAGTTGATACATTTCTCTAACAGTCACTTGGTTAAGATCAAATACCAAAATGAGCCTTCAGAAtaaatttttgattttaaaaataatggcccCATGGTAGCTATTTTGAACACAAGAGAAACTACcttctgaataatattccaaacCCTAATTAGTACGTTGTGTCATCAAACTGTTAAGACATTTTGTTTACTAACTTGGCTGTCAAAATTGTATCCAAAAAAACACTTACTTTACTAGCACCTGCACAAACTAAAATTCTGGTACACAAGTTTCTCTACACCACTGAGTTGggtttttagaataaaataatgccAATCTAAGCGCAAAGGTATCCCAAAAACATAATTCCTatgctttagttttattttcgTGTTTAATCTATTTGCTTCCTAaatgttatttgtatattttaagccAATTGGCCACACAATGTCTATAAGATGTGATGAGGTTTCTTTACTTAACCTGACATCACTATTCAAAAACTTGTACTTTTGGGGGAAAACAGTACTAATTATGTTAAAACAAAGTTTATGCCATACATAAAATCACTCCAAATTACTCACTCATTGCTTTCTATAGCTCTATgaatttataatacataattcAGAAGAAAATCACAAATAGATTTGGCATTCAACTTTTCTTAATCCAATTCAGTCTACCCATTAATACCAAGAACCTTCTGCATGGCCTGCCAGTTCCCCATTCCTTTTGTCAACTTAAAAAAGAAGCACTTCTTGGGAAGTCAGGATTTATTAAGAACATCGGGATCCcagatggttctttttttttttttaccatatacCTTAACATTTGGGGGATTTTGACGCCCACAAAAATCTCTATCATTTAAAACCAGATATTTGAATTACAAGGCTAACATTTTTAGCTAATCAACTCTTCAGTGCTGATCCTAGAAAATAACCTTCAGTGGGTCTTTGAATCATGGAAAAGGACAACTTTCAGCCACTGACATGAGTGGTGTCGGTGGTCACACCTTTAACGTTCAAACCACAAGCTGTGAAGTCTGGAAAGGGTGAGGTCTACTGTCCTGCACTGTCGCCATCTGCTGTCGTATTTTCAGTGCTAATGGACTGTACGTTGTCTGCAAGGTTGTGCGCGTGCTCAAGAAACAAATCTTTGAGTACACTTAATTCCTTGGTCAGCAATTTGATTTTTGCTTCCAACCGTTCATTCTCTTCCTTGAGCTGATTGACTCTCTGCAGCGTGTCTTGTGCTTTCTGCTTGCTTTTCAGCCGGCTCTTTTTCACAGCCATGTTGTTCCTCTCTCGGCGCTGCCGATACTCATCGCTGTTTCGATCCATGGGCGAGCTCTTTTTGCTCTGCTTGCTGGGAGCCACGGCTTTGCCTCCTCCCCCAGGGCCAGCAGGCACCAGCTGAGGAACCTGCTGTAAGCCGCTGGCATGTGCCTGGGTATGGATAACACTAATTCCGTTCACCCCTGGAGTGCTGTTTTGCTGCGATATCTTGCTCATTTGGGCACTCTCCCTTGCCAACACAGAACAGGTAGAAACGAGAGCAAGGTGATCAATGGTTTCCACGCTAAGCTGCCAAAAAATCTTCACATGTAcctagttaaaaaataaattgcattaaaATGTTTGAAACGACAGGATCAAATGAGATTAAACTTGTATGTACCTAACATCAGGCCAACATTAATTGATTCTGCTGAGAAAAGTCTACAGCAACTGCCAACTGTTGCAATGTTTCTGAAGTCTAAATCATTTCACTTAGAACGGTAAGTCAGTACAGAAGCACCATCAGGCGAAACTCAGCCCACCTGGATCCCTGAGGGCACTGCCCTTCTGCGATTG
The sequence above is drawn from the Macaca thibetana thibetana isolate TM-01 chromosome 19, ASM2454274v1, whole genome shotgun sequence genome and encodes:
- the CEBPG gene encoding CCAAT/enhancer-binding protein gamma; translation: MSKISQQNSTPGVNGISVIHTQAHASGLQQVPQLVPAGPGGGGKAVAPSKQSKKSSPMDRNSDEYRQRRERNNMAVKKSRLKSKQKAQDTLQRVNQLKEENERLEAKIKLLTKELSVLKDLFLEHAHNLADNVQSISTENTTADGDSAGQ